A segment of the Terriglobales bacterium genome:
ATATATGTGACCGGAGAACTGGGCGAGTCCGCCGCCGCGCTCCACCTGCTGACGTCCGGCAAAGTCAAAAGACGCAATGTCTTCCCCCAGCCACGAATCGCCGTGGGCGAGTGGCTGGTTCAACAACGCATTGCAACCTCGGCCATCGACATCAGCGATGGCCTCTCAACCGACCTTTCGCATATTTGCGAAGAGAGCTGCGTAGGCGCAGCCATCGACGCTGAGGTAATCCCCACTCCCCCTGCGGCACACAAACTACAAAGAGCAGAGCGCCGGGGGCCCTCACCCGGCGGCCTTTCTCTAAAATTGGCGCTCCATGGGGGCGAAGACTATGAGTTGCTGTTCACGGCACCAAAATCAAAACGGATTCCTGAAAGAATCGGAGGGGTGAAGATCACCCGTATAGGCCAAGTCCTCCGCGAAAAGCGAGTGTATTTAGTTCAAGATGGGAAGAGGGAAATCC
Coding sequences within it:
- a CDS encoding AIR synthase-related protein; this translates as IYVTGELGESAAALHLLTSGKVKRRNVFPQPRIAVGEWLVQQRIATSAIDISDGLSTDLSHICEESCVGAAIDAEVIPTPPAAHKLQRAERRGPSPGGLSLKLALHGGEDYELLFTAPKSKRIPERIGGVKITRIGQVLREKRVYLVQDGKREILTPQGWEHFSRRTTT